One Peterkaempfera bronchialis DNA window includes the following coding sequences:
- a CDS encoding dihydrolipoamide acetyltransferase family protein: MTTTDVQQVREFRMPDVGEGLTEAEILKWYVQPGDTVTDGQVVCEVETAKAAVELPIPYDGVVQRLFFEEGTTVDVGTAIIAVATAGGAAPAAPAAAPEAAPAAAEPAAEEEPERREVLVGYGPRTATARRRPRKAPTAPVAAAAAAPAAAVAPAPAPARVSVPVAVPVAVPAAVPVAVPAPEQTARPLAKPPVRKLAKDLGVDLRAVTPSGPNGTITRDDIHAAVAPPQQAEVPAAAPVELPAPAQAAGDRRVPVKGVRRATAQAMVASAFTAPHVTEFVQVDVTRTMKLVRKLKESGELGPVRVSPLLLVAKALLIAIRRHPEVNAAWDEPNQEIVYKAQVNLGIAAATPRGLLVPNIKDAGAKTLTELAAALQSLVETAREGRTPPADMQGGTVTITNVGVFGVDTGTPILNPGEAAILAVGQVRELPWVHKGKVVPRQVTTLALSFDHRLVDGELGSRVLADTAAILERPKRLITWG, translated from the coding sequence ATGACCACCACCGATGTGCAGCAGGTCCGCGAGTTCCGGATGCCGGACGTGGGCGAGGGCCTCACCGAGGCCGAGATCCTCAAGTGGTACGTCCAGCCCGGCGACACCGTCACCGACGGCCAGGTCGTCTGCGAGGTCGAGACCGCCAAGGCCGCCGTGGAGCTGCCGATCCCCTATGACGGCGTGGTGCAGCGGCTCTTCTTCGAGGAGGGCACCACCGTCGACGTGGGCACCGCGATCATCGCGGTGGCCACCGCCGGCGGGGCCGCGCCCGCCGCTCCGGCCGCCGCGCCCGAGGCCGCCCCGGCGGCGGCCGAGCCCGCAGCGGAGGAGGAGCCGGAGCGGCGCGAGGTGCTGGTGGGCTACGGCCCGCGTACCGCCACCGCCCGCCGCCGCCCCCGCAAGGCGCCGACCGCCCCGGTCGCCGCTGCCGCCGCCGCGCCCGCCGCCGCTGTGGCTCCGGCCCCCGCTCCGGCCCGGGTCTCGGTTCCGGTCGCAGTGCCGGTCGCGGTTCCGGCCGCGGTGCCGGTTGCGGTGCCCGCCCCGGAGCAGACGGCCCGGCCGCTGGCCAAGCCGCCGGTCCGCAAGCTGGCCAAGGACCTCGGCGTCGATCTGCGCGCCGTCACCCCCTCCGGCCCCAACGGCACCATCACCCGGGACGACATCCACGCCGCCGTGGCCCCCCCGCAGCAGGCCGAGGTCCCGGCTGCCGCCCCGGTCGAGCTGCCGGCGCCCGCCCAGGCCGCCGGCGACCGCCGGGTCCCGGTCAAGGGCGTCCGCCGGGCGACCGCGCAGGCGATGGTGGCCTCGGCCTTCACCGCCCCGCATGTCACCGAGTTCGTCCAGGTCGACGTGACCCGCACCATGAAGCTGGTGCGCAAGCTCAAGGAGTCCGGCGAACTCGGCCCGGTCCGGGTCTCCCCGCTGCTGCTGGTCGCCAAGGCGCTGCTGATCGCCATCCGGCGCCACCCGGAGGTCAACGCCGCCTGGGACGAGCCCAACCAGGAGATCGTCTACAAGGCGCAGGTCAACCTGGGCATCGCGGCGGCCACCCCGCGCGGCCTGCTGGTGCCCAACATCAAGGACGCCGGCGCCAAGACGCTCACCGAGCTGGCCGCCGCCCTCCAGTCCCTGGTGGAGACCGCCCGCGAGGGCCGGACCCCGCCCGCCGACATGCAGGGCGGCACGGTCACCATCACCAATGTCGGCGTCTTCGGCGTCGACACCGGCACCCCCATCCTCAACCCCGGCGAGGCCGCCATCCTCGCCGTCGGACAGGTCCGGGAGCTGCCCTGGGTCCACAAGGGCAAGGTTGTCCCCCGCCAGGTCACCACGCTGGCCCTCTCCTTCGACCACCGCCTGGTCGACGGCGAGCTGGGCTCCAGGGTCCTGGCCGACACGGCCGCGATCCTGGAACGCCCCAAGCGCCTCATCACCTGGGGCTGA
- a CDS encoding alpha-ketoacid dehydrogenase subunit beta has product MSSFTMVKALGEALRKELEANPRTLVMGEDVGKLGGVFRVTDGLHKDFGEDRVIDTPLAESGIVGTAIGLALRGYRPVVEIQFDGFVYPAFDQIVSQLAKMHARALGHVKLPITIRIPYAGGIGAVEHHSESHEAYFAHTAGLKVVTPSNPVDAYWMLRQSIACDDPVVFLEPKRRYWDKAELDPNAAGAPSRLHEARVVRPGRDATLIAYGPMVKVCLDAAAAAEEDGRSLEVVDLRSLSPVDFDTLAASVQRTGRAVVVHEAPVFLGMGAELAARITERCFYSLEAPVLRVGGYFAPYPPSRVEETFLPDLDRVLDAVDRAMAF; this is encoded by the coding sequence ATGAGCAGCTTCACCATGGTCAAGGCGCTGGGCGAGGCCCTGCGCAAGGAGCTGGAGGCCAACCCCAGGACGCTGGTCATGGGCGAGGACGTCGGCAAGCTCGGCGGTGTCTTCCGGGTCACCGACGGCCTCCACAAGGACTTCGGCGAGGACCGGGTGATCGACACCCCGCTCGCCGAGTCCGGCATCGTCGGCACCGCCATCGGCCTCGCGCTGCGCGGCTACCGGCCGGTCGTGGAGATCCAGTTCGACGGCTTCGTCTACCCGGCCTTCGACCAGATCGTCTCCCAGCTGGCCAAGATGCACGCCCGGGCGCTCGGCCACGTCAAGCTGCCGATCACCATCCGCATCCCGTACGCGGGCGGCATCGGCGCGGTCGAGCACCACAGCGAGTCCCACGAGGCGTACTTCGCCCACACCGCGGGCCTCAAGGTGGTCACCCCCTCCAACCCGGTCGACGCCTACTGGATGCTGCGGCAGTCCATCGCCTGCGACGACCCGGTGGTCTTCCTGGAGCCCAAGCGTCGCTACTGGGACAAGGCCGAGCTGGACCCGAACGCCGCCGGTGCCCCGTCCCGGCTGCACGAGGCCCGGGTGGTCCGCCCCGGCCGGGACGCCACGCTGATCGCCTACGGGCCGATGGTCAAGGTCTGCCTGGACGCCGCCGCGGCGGCCGAGGAGGACGGCCGTAGCCTGGAGGTCGTGGACCTGCGCTCGCTCTCCCCGGTCGACTTCGACACCCTCGCCGCCTCGGTGCAGCGCACCGGCCGCGCCGTGGTGGTCCACGAGGCACCGGTCTTCCTGGGCATGGGCGCCGAGCTGGCCGCGCGGATCACCGAGCGCTGCTTCTACTCCCTGGAGGCGCCCGTGCTGCGCGTCGGCGGCTACTTCGCGCCGTACCCGCCGTCGCGGGTGGAGGAGACCTTCCTGCCGGACCTGGACCGCGTGCTCGACGCCGTCGACCGCGCCATGGCCTTCTGA